A single window of Anomaloglossus baeobatrachus isolate aAnoBae1 chromosome 9, aAnoBae1.hap1, whole genome shotgun sequence DNA harbors:
- the LOC142251056 gene encoding cytochrome P450 2B11-like: MLLATTVLLLVLLCLVWTIWVKGKPKDPLHLPPGPRPFPVIGNILQIKPQEFLLSLQQFQKKYGPIFTIYFGSHPTVVICGYDAVKEALVDNKDVFSGRGKMAVPEYVMKGYGIIGSNGDRWKQMRRFALTTLRNFGMGKRSIEERIQEEAQFLVEEFGKTEGELFDPTFFLGCAVSNIICSVLLGKRFSYKDERFLSLLKNVTGAVRFMNSVWGLIFSFFHGVMHHIPGPHQKGIQHLFDLRAFIQEEVNESVKTLNPDSTRHFIDCFLVKMQQEKENPSSEFHNENLLGSSMNLFFAGTETTSTTLRYGFLALLKYPEIQAKIQDEIDYVIGDRRPSAEDRTNIPYTEAVICEIQRFCDIVPTGVPHSTTENILFRDYTIPKGTNVFPLLTTVLKDPEQFPQPEIFSPDRFLDDKGAVKKHAAFLPFSAGRRICIGEGLARMELFLFLTTLLQKFTLTTVVATDDLDLTPEFSSAGHLPRSYKMSAIPRH; this comes from the exons ATGCTCCTAGCCACGACTGTCCTCCTCCTTGTCTTATTATGTCTGGTCTGGACAATATGGGTCAAAGGAAAACCTAAGGACCCTCTACACCTGCCTCCGGGACCCCGTCCGTTCCCAGTGATTGGTAACATTCTCCAAATAAAACCTCAAGAGTTTTTGCTTTCACTCCAACAG TTCCAGAAAAAATATGGTCCAATATTCACTATATATTTTGGATCTCACCCAACTGTGGTGATTTGTGGATATGATGCGGTAAAAGAGGCCTTAGTAGACAATAAGGATGTGTTCAGTGGGAGAGGGAAGATGGCAGTGCCGGAATATGTGATGAAGGGATATG GAATCATAGGCAGCAATGGAGATCGCTGGAAGCAGATGAGACGCTTTGCACTTACCACCCTTAGAAACTTCGGGATGGGCAAGAGGAGCATAGAAGAGAGAATCCAGGAGGAGGCCCAGTTTTTAGTGGAAGAATTCGGGAAAACTGAAG GGGAACTGTTTGACCCAACTTTTTTCCTAGGTTGTGCCGTATCCAACATTATCTGCTCCGTTCTATTGGGCAAGAGATTTAGTTACAAAGatgaacgatttttgtctcttcttAAAAATGTCACTGGGGCTGTGCGATTCATGAATTCTGTATGGGGTTTG ATTTTCTCCTTCTTTCATGGAGTTATGCACCATATTCCTGGTCCTCACCAGAAAGGTATTCAGCACCTGTTCGACCTCAGAGCATTTATCCAAGAGGAGGTGAATGAAAGTGTGAAGACCCTCAACCCCGACTCTACACGGCACTTTATTGATTGTTTTTTGGTTAAGATGCAACAG GAAAAAGAAAATCCATCCTCAGAATTCCATAATGAGAATCTTCTAGGGTCTTCAATGAACTTGTTCTTTGCTGGGACAGAGACGACCAGTACCACCCTACGATATGGCTTCCTCGCACTACTAAAATATCCTGAAATACAAG CAAAAATCCAGGATGAAATTGACTACGTGATAGGTGACCGTCGGCCATCAGCAGAAGATCGAACCAACATACCTTACACTGAAGCTGTAATTTGTGAGATCCAGCGGTTCTGTGATATTGTTCCCACCGGGGTTCCTCACTCTACAACAGAGAACATCTTATTTCGAGATTATACTATTCCCAAG GGAACAAATGTTTTCCCATTATTGACGACTGTTCTAAAGGATCCTGAACAGTTTCCACAACCAGAGATCTTCTCGCCGGATCGGTTCCTGGATGATAAGGGGGCGGTGAAGAAGCACGCAGCTTTTCTGCCGTTCTCCGCAG GAAGACGAATCTGTATAGGAGAAGGTTTGGCTCGAATGGAACTTTTCCTGTTCCTGACCACGCTCCTCCAGAAGTTCACCCTGACCACAGTGGTGGCCACAGATGACTTGGACTTGACTCCTGAGTTTAGCAGTGCCGGCCATCTGCCCCGTTCTTATAAGATGTCTGCGATTCCTCGTCACTAA